The Pleuronectes platessa chromosome 11, fPlePla1.1, whole genome shotgun sequence genome includes a window with the following:
- the cdkn3 gene encoding cyclin-dependent kinase inhibitor 3, protein MRTSEFDSSSEDEEIGEEQLTPFHVTWLPLSMVESSQFLGICALPGCKYKENRRSLQRDVEELKNQGVQDVFVFCTRGELNKYRVPSLLDVYRQRGLTVHHTPFLDGDAPELQQCCQILAELQVGLESNRRTVIHCYGGLGRSGLIAACLLLQLSPTMTANKAIEILREHRGGGAIQTVKQYNFLHEFREKFTSYQESREVSTERSVSR, encoded by the exons ATGAGGACGAGTGAGTTTGACTCGTCGTCAGAAGACGAGGAGATCGGCGAGGAGCAGCTGACGCCCTTTCACGTCACCTG GTTACCTCTGTCCATGGTGGAGAGCTCTCAGTTTCTGGGGATATGTGCACTACCAG GTTGCAAATACAAAGAGAATCGCAGGAGTCTGCAAAGAGACGTCG AGGAGCTTAAGAACCAGGGCGTCCAGGACGTGTTTGTCTTCTGCACCCGAGGGGAGCTCAACAAGTACCGGGTTCCCTCGCTGCTGGACGTCTACCGGCAGCGGGGCCTCACCGTCCACCACACGCCCTTCCTGGACGGAGACgctcctgagctgcagcagtgctGCCAGATCCTCGCGGAGCTGCAGGTCGGCCTCGAGAGCAACAGGAGGACGGTGATCCA CTGTTATGGAGGCCTGGGACGATCTGGATTAA tCGCCgcctgtctgctgctgcagctctcgCCGACGATGACGGCGAACAAAGCCATCGAGATCCTCCGGGAgcaccgaggaggaggagcgatACAAACAGTGAAG CAATACAACTTCCTGCACGAGTTCCGAGAGAAGTTCACGTCGTACCAGGAGAGCAGGGAGGTTTCCACAGAGCGCTCGGTGTCTCGATGA